One window of Delphinus delphis chromosome 12, mDelDel1.2, whole genome shotgun sequence genomic DNA carries:
- the ACP1 gene encoding low molecular weight phosphotyrosine protein phosphatase isoform X2, whose protein sequence is MAEQATKSVLFVCLGNICRSPIAEAVFRKLVTDQNISDTWVIDSGAVSDWNVGRSPDPRAVSCLRNHGINTVHKARQVTKEDFATFDYILCMDESNLRDLNRKSNQVKNCRARIELLGSYDPQKKLIIEDPYYGNEADFETVYQQCVRCCRAFLEKVR, encoded by the exons ATGGCCGAACAGGCGACCAAGTCAGTGCTGTTCGTGTGTCTGG gtaacatCTGTCGATCACCCATCGCAGAAGCAGTTTTCAGGAAACTTGTAACTGATCAAAACATTTCAGATACT TGGGTCATTGACAGTGGCGCTGTTTCTGACTGGAACGTGGGCCGGTCGCCAGATCCGAGAGCTGTGAGCTGCCTGAGAAATCATGGCATTAACACAGTCCATAAAGCAAGACAG GTTACCAAAGAAGACTTTGCCACTTTTGATTATATACTGTGTATGGATGAAAGCAACCTGAG AGATTTGAATAGGAaaagtaatcaagttaaaaacTGCAGAGCGAGAATTGAACTACTTGGGAGCTACGATCCACAGAAAAAGCTCATCATTGAAGACCCTTATTAT GGTAATGAAGCTGACTTTGAGACCGTCTACCAGCAGTGTGTGCGGTgctgcagagccttcctggagAAGGTTCGCTGA
- the ACP1 gene encoding low molecular weight phosphotyrosine protein phosphatase isoform X1 — MAEQATKSVLFVCLGNICRSPIAEAVFRKLVTDQNISDTWRIDSAATSTYELGNPPDYRGQACMKKHGVPMSHVARQVTKEDFATFDYILCMDESNLRDLNRKSNQVKNCRARIELLGSYDPQKKLIIEDPYYGNEADFETVYQQCVRCCRAFLEKVR; from the exons ATGGCCGAACAGGCGACCAAGTCAGTGCTGTTCGTGTGTCTGG gtaacatCTGTCGATCACCCATCGCAGAAGCAGTTTTCAGGAAACTTGTAACTGATCAAAACATTTCAGATACT TGGAGGATAGACAGTGCAGCAACGTCCACGTATGAACTAGGAAACCCTCCTGATTATCGAGGGCAGGCTTGCATGAAGAAGCATGGTGTCCCCATGAGTCACGTTGCCCGGCAG GTTACCAAAGAAGACTTTGCCACTTTTGATTATATACTGTGTATGGATGAAAGCAACCTGAG AGATTTGAATAGGAaaagtaatcaagttaaaaacTGCAGAGCGAGAATTGAACTACTTGGGAGCTACGATCCACAGAAAAAGCTCATCATTGAAGACCCTTATTAT GGTAATGAAGCTGACTTTGAGACCGTCTACCAGCAGTGTGTGCGGTgctgcagagccttcctggagAAGGTTCGCTGA